The genomic window ATACGTGGAGCAGGGACCTCGGCGAGGGCCCGCCGTGATCTTGATGCATGGCTGGCCCTACGATATCCACAGTTACGAGAAGGTCGCGCCGCTGCTCGCGGAGCAGGGCTACCGCGTCATCGTCCCGTACTTCCGCGGACACGGCACGACCCGATTCCTGTCGGGCGGGACGCCAAGGACGGCGGAGCAGGCTGCGTTCGCTCTCGACATCATCGCCCTCATGGACGCCTTGGGCATTGATAAGGCGATCCTCGGTGGTTTCGACTGGGGGTCGCGGACGGGCGACATCATCGCAGCGCTCTGGCCTCAGCGGGTTAAGGCTCTAGTATCCGTGACGGGCTACCTGATCACTAACCTTGCCGCCAATAAGAAGCCATTGCCCCCCAAGAATGAATGGGCATGGTGGTACCAGTACTACTTCGCCACGGAGCGAGGGCGGCTCGGCCTCGAACAGAACAGGAAGGATCTGGCGAGGCTCATTTGGAAGTTCAACTCGCCAACTTGGGGATTCGACGAGGCAACCTTCGATCGCACCGCCTCCGCCTTCGACAATCCAGACTACGTTCCCATCGTGATTGACAACTACCGCTGGCGGCTCAGCTTGTCGAAGAGCGATCCGCGCTATGCCTCCGTCGAGCAAAAGCTTCAGGCAAGTCCCGTGATCACGGTCCCGACGGTCACACTGGACGGTGCACTGGATCCCTTCACTCCCCCGGGAAACGGCTCCGCCTATCGGGACAAGTTCACCGGTCCGTACTCGCATCGAACTCTCAAGGGCATTGGCCACAACGTGCCGCAGGAAGCGCCCCAGGCCTTCGCGCAGGCCGTCGTCGATGCCGACAGTCTCTCTCTTAAAGCTGAGGGATCGGGAAAGTAGCCGATCTCCTCGAGCCCAATGCTCCAGCTGTAGATCGCGATCTTCGTAGTGACGGTCTGCCGGGCGGCAGCGGCCGGCTTGGTTTTGGTAGCCATAGGGTGCCGGGATGATCGCGATGCCAGAGGAGTTCGCACAGAGCACCGTCAACCGCGAGGGGGTGGCAGGGTCCGCGTGGCTCGCCGAGCTGCCCGGGATCGTTGCGGAGTTGCTGGGGCGCTGGGGGTGCGTGCCGGATGGCGAGGTCATGCACGGGGGAGTCGGTGTCATCGTTCCGGTACGGCGGCGGGCTGGGGAGAGCGCCGTGCTGAAGGTGTCGTTTCCGCATCCGGGCAACGTCCATGAGCCGGACGCGTTTGTTGCGTGGGGCGGGTGCGGTGCCGTCTTGCTGCATGAGCGCGACGACGAGAGGTTCGCGATGCTCCTGGAGCGGGTCCAGCCGTCGACCCTGGCGGAGGTCGAGGACGGCGACGAGGTCGCGACGGTCGCCGGGCGGCTCAATCGACGCCTGGCCATCTCCGCTCCGCCCGGCCTGCCCCGGCTGCGTGAGCAGGCCGATGCCTGGGAGGAGCAGCTGCGCGAGGGTGCCGAGGAACTGACGCATGCACTGCCGCGTCAGGTGCTGGATGCCGCCGTGGCGACCGTTCGGGAGCTGGGACGGGTACAGCCGGACACGCTCGTCCATGGCGACCTCCATGCCCGGAACATCCTGCGTGCCGGGCGCGAGCCGTGGCTGGCGGTCGACCCCAAGGGATACGTGGGAGATCCCGCCTACGACGGCGGCACACTGCTGAAGTCCCGCGCGCTGGCACTCCTCGAAGCGGATGACCTGCGCAAGGCTGTCCATCGGGTCTTGGACGTCTTCGCCGAGGCCGCGGAACTCGACCGTGAACGCGTCCAGCGTTGGGCCCAGTTCCATGTCGTCCAGGCTTCGATCTGGGGCCGCCGCCACGGTTTTCGTCTCGCCCGCAGCGGACCGCGGCTGGACTGGCTCACCGAATTCGCCGACCGCCTGGCTGAGTTGCTCACCTAACGCTCGTACACAGCCGGACGGATCGAGAACTCCCAGGTCGCCGTTCACCTCGTCGACCTCGTCGACCTCGTCTAAGCCGGCGCTCGGGGACGCGCGGCGCTGGACCGGGAACTGTGCATCCCGCGCTCCTGGACATGCGACCCGGGCAGCGGGCGGTGAGGACACCGTCTTCGCGACCAATCCGGAACTGGCCCACACGATGATCGAACGTTTCCTGGACGCCGGACACCGCGTGGGCTGGGTCACCGGGACGAGGTCTACGGCGGCCACCCGAAACTGCGCACGGCTCCGGAGGGACGCGGCATCGGCTACGTCCCTGCGGTGTCCTGCTCGGCCGAAGGGACCACCGGTGCAGCACCTTCCGCGCCGATGCCCTGATGAAGAAGGTGCCGAAGCGAGCCTGGCAGAGACTCTCGGCCGGACGCGGTGCGAAGGGACAACGGTTCACCGACTGGGCCGTCATCGATCTCACCGAGGCGGCGCCGGGCCGCTGCCAGCTCCTGATTCGTCGCAACCGCACCACCGGTGAACTCGCCTACTACCGCTGCTTCTCACCTCAGCCCGTGGTGTTGACCGAAATGGTCCGGGGGCGCCGGATCAAGATGGCGTGCAGGGCGAAGGCCTGTTCCACGACGTAGCGGAGCTTGTCCGTGCCCGCGATGTCCGGGGACCCGTTGCGGGAGTGGACGGGCAGGATCCGCCGGTGGCGTAGTTCGTCGCGGTGGGCGTTGGAGCCGTAGCCCTTGTCGCCGAGCAGGGCTTCTGGGCGTCGAACGCCGTCGTCCTCTTCAACACCCGCTACATGGAAGCCCGGTCATCAAGCTGCGCGGGGACGGCTTCGACGTCCGCGATGAGGATGTGGCCCGCCTCTCGCCGTTCGCGCGGCACCACATGACCGTGCTCGGCCGGTACTCCTTCCAGCTCCCCGACCTGCCCGGGGGACTTCGGCCCCCACGAGACCCGGGAACTGGCAGCGAGCAGTGAGTCGTGCTGTCAGACCCGACGGATAGCGTTACCTCTGAGGGCACGCTTCCGGGCTGTCACAGCCCGTTGCACCGCCGAACACGCTCGCCGAGAGAGAATTCCATTGAAGAGCCTGCCGCAGACGGAAAACACCCTGCTGATCCGCACTGACTTTTCCGACCAGCCAGCTTGGCAAGCCCTCCACACGGCAATCACGACGCCGAACGAGGACGACTTCCTTGCGCATGTCCACATAGTGGACGATCCTGCCTACAGCGAGCTGACGACCGAGCAGGTCACCTCGCTGGCCCCCGCCGGGGGCTTCTTGTTGATCGTGGCCGACAAGACCGCCCTCACCACGCCGGAGATGCCGCTGCTCGCTGTCCTGCCCTACGACGAGGATGACGACGACATAGAGCAGGAGCACGGCGAACTGCGAGTCATAGCCGAGGAACTGTGGTCCATCGAGAACAATATCTCCATGGCCAACATGGACTGGGAGTCATTCGTCGAGGCCGCGGACGACGACGGCGTCTTCCGGGGCTTCTGATCTGAGGCGACAGGCGTTTGCGACGGATCACGACCCCAGCGTGCATATCTAGTGTGATGCGCCAGAAATCCTGATGGCTATTTCTGCTCTGTTTGCTGGTTGGTGGTTCCGACCTTGGCGAGGCAGCCGGCGAGGGAGTTGAGTATCTCGTCGGCGGTCCAGGTGAAGGGCCGTGGATTCTCGTTCCGGGTGTCGATCCACGCGGCGATGTCGTCCTCCAGTGCCTTCACGGACCGGTGGACGCCCCGGCGGATGACCCTTGTCGGTCAGCAGGCCGAACCACCGCTCGACCTGGTTCATCCAGGAACCGGTCGGCGTGAAGTGGACGTGGAAACGTGGGTGTTTGCCGAGCCACGTCTTGTTGTGGGTGGCGTAGTTGTCACACACCAGGTGCACCTCGAGCTCGGCGGGCACCGCCTTGTCGATCCGGATCAGGAACTTCTTGAACTGGATTGCCCGGTGGCGGCGGTGCAGCGCCGATATGGCCGTGTCGTCAGCGATGTTGAAGGCGGCGAACAAGCTGGTGATGCCGGGCCGGTAGTGGTCCTGGGTCCGGCGTTCGGGCATGCCCGGCATCATCGGCAAGACCGGCTGAGAGCGGTCCATAGCCTGAATCTGGGACTTCTCGTCCACGCAGAGCACCAAGGGCTGTCCCGTAATCCCTGGCGGGCGCGCGACGACAGCTACGGCACCTCGCCGCGTTGTCGGAACGCCCGAATACCTCCAGTCTGCGCACGTCCCTCCGCCCTGCGATGCACCGCATCTGACGCCGCGCGCTGATCCATTAGGGATAACGGGACAGCCCATAGCCTTCTCGGGCGGGTGGTGATACAGGCCGACGACGTCGACGACCTTAGCGACGAAATGCGGGTCGGTGGACATTTTGAACGAATCCTGCAGGTGGGGCTTGAGGTCGAATTTTTCCAGATCCGGCGGCTGCGTGCGTCTCCACTCAAGCGGTGGGCCGGACGCCCGCGTCGAGCGCGCTCCGGATGGCCCGGAGGTGGCGTGCGACCGGGCCGAAGGAGACGAGGCCGCTGCCGGCGCCCGCCGACTCGTCGGCTGCCGCACGGAGTTCGTCGTGGGCTCGGCGCAGGACCGGCTCGTGCCCCACGGCCGCCGCCGCCCGGGCGAGTAGGCACCAGAGAGCTTCCTGGAGGAGGTCGTGCGGAGGGCGGGGAACAACGGTGAGCGCCTGCCTGGCCTGCTCCGCGGCGCCGGAGGCGGCCAGCATCAGGGGGGCGAGCCACGGCTGGTAGGGACCGGCGTGGAGGCTGGCGAGGACCTCGGGTTCGGGCAGGGCGTCGCCTCGCATGATTGGGACCAGGGCGACGAGGACGGCCGCTCCCCGCGTGAGGCCGGGCATACCGCAGTTCGCCGTCGTGTCGAGGAGTTCCGCGTACCGGGGGCTGGCTGCCCTCCAGCCATCGGTCTCGCTGGTGCGAAGGGCCCGGTACCAGGACGTGAACACCCTGGCGAGCGGCCTTTCCTTGCGGTGCGCGAGCCGGTCGATCTCTTCGGCCTCGGCGTCCGCCGCCGCGAGGTCGCCCGAGCCCGCGCATGCCTGGAGCCGGATCAGCCGTCCAAGGACCTCGTGGCCGGGCAGTTGGTGATCGACGGCGAGCCGGGTCAGTTCACCGCCGAGTGCCACATCCGCGCGTACCACCACGAGGGCGCCAACGTCGTGATCGCCGGCATCTCGGAGGATCGGGGGCGCGCCCTCGACGCCGAACTCGGCGACCGCGCGCTGTTCGTCCGCCTCGACGTCACCGACGAGGACTCCTGGGGAGCCGCGATCGAGGCGACCGAGGAGCGCTTCGGCCCGCTATCCGTCCTGGTCAACAACGCTGGAGTGCAGAACCCCGCAGCGCCGGTCGAATCCACCCACCGGCGCGTGTGGGACCGCATCCTCGACACCAACCTCACCGGCACCTTCCTCGGCATCAAGGCGGCCGTCCCCTCGCTGCGCCGCAACGGCGGCGGTGTCATCGTCAACATCGCCTCCACCTCCGGCATGGGCGGCACGGCCTTCTACGCCCCCTATGTGGCGGGCAAGTGGGCGGTCCGAGGTCTGACGAAGACCGCCGCCCTGGAACTCGGCCGCGACGGCATCCGCGTCAACGCCATCCACCCCGGGGTCGTCGCCACGCCGTTCATCACCGAGCCCGCCGTCGGTAGCGCCGTCCCGATTTCGGACTTCTACACCCCCGAACCATTCGCTATACCACGACTGGGTGAGCCCTCCGACGTCACCCGCGCGTTGCTCTTCCTCAGCTCCGACGAGGCGTCCTTCGCCACCGGATCGGAGTTCGTGATCGCGGAGGCCTGCTTCTCGGTCCCTCCCTCAAGTACGAGGCCGCCTGACGGGGCCCGGCGGCGGACTGGAGCGGCGAGGCACTGGACCGGGCCTGGACCGCTCCTGGCGCGCCATCGCACCAGAGCCACGGAAGCACCCTCGTCGTATCCCAGCCCGGCGATGCCCGCTTGCAAGTAGCGCTCCCGCTCACCAGCCAACTCACACACGGCTGTGACTGAGCATCACCGTTGGCACCACTCGTCAGCTCACGTGCTCAGTGAGGTACTCCTGCGCGTGGGCCCCGTACGTGTGGGGCAGTTGTCCGTGGGTGGTGCTCAGCTCAGCCGCGGGGAACTCGTGGTGGCCAGTGGGCGCGGGTCGGTCTGTCGAGATGTTCGGCCCGCAGGGCGAGCCGCCGGTCTGTGTGAGGCCGGACGTGGCGCGCATTCGTACCTCGTGGGGGTTCGCGACCGTACGGTCCCGAACCCCCACGAGGGGATCAATTTCGTCGGCGGTTGGCCGGGGGTCACGCTTCCTTGAGCTTGTTCACGATCCACTCGCCGAGTTCGCGGGTCATGGTGGTGTGGCCTTCGTTGGTGGTGGCGCAGTGGTAGGCGTGGAGGTCGCTGTGCTGGGGGTCGATCTTGCTGTAGAGGGCGTCGGGGTTGTCGATGCGGGCTGAGGACACTGCGCTGATGGTGGGGACGAAGGTGGAGGCGTTGTGCGTGAGTTCCGCCTCGGTCTTGTTGACGAGGCCGGCGAGCATGGCAGCGATGCCGAAGTTGGCGGCGTCGTTGAAGGCGGGGGCCTTGGGGAAGAGTCCGCCAGGTGCACCGCCGAGTTCGGGGAAGCCGGTCGTGCGGATCTCTGTCGGTTCCTGACCAGGCTTGTCCATTCGGGCGACGATCTGCGAGCCCGTGCCCTGGGCGTCGAGCCGACCGATCAGCTGCGGTCCAGGCTTCCATCGCGCAGTCGCCGGCGGGGATGTTGTTCCCGGTGCCGGTGCCATTGGCGACGCCGAGCAGGCGGGGAATCTGGGGCCAGTCGCCCATCCGCTCCAGGGCTTCCAGGAAGTCGGTCCGGTCCTGGTGCTGGCCGCCGGCGACGTCGAGGTTCGTCCCGGTGGCGCTCTCCAGGTGCCAGCGCAGCATCTGGCGCGCGGCGGGGCTGTTGACCAGGTTGGAGAAGGAGTTGAGGACCGGCTTGCCGGGGCCTCCCCAGTTGTCCTTCACGTAGTGGGCGAACGCCTGGACGCCCAGGGGCAGCCCCGCACCGCGGTGCGGGGTGTCGTAGGAGAGGTAGGTGGCGGTTTCGTGGCGAATCCGCTGGCGCTCCAGCTTGGTCAGGGCGTAGCGGGTGATCAGCCCTCCCATGCTGAAGCCACCGACGGTCAGTGGGTGCTCGCCCTCGCGCTCGGCGATCGTCCGCATGATGCACTGGATCGCGACTTCGGCGTTGTCGAGGATGGAGGCGGTGCGGTCGGCGAAGCCCAGAAGTACGACGTCGAAGCCGGCCTCGCGCAGCGTGGAGACGAACGGGTACTGGCCGTTCTGCAGGCCGTCGTACAGATCGTCGACCTTGGTCCCGCCGGGGGCGAAGCCGTCGGCGATGATGACCGGACGCTTGAGCACCTTCTCACCGGGTGAGCTGCAGAAGATCCAGGCGGTCCCGGTGGTGGTCCTGCTCTCCAGGTCCCACTTCGTGTCCCAGGGGGCGGCGGTGCGGCTGCGGAGGAAGCCTCTTCAGAGGTACCCCAGATATTGACGACAGGCTTGGACATGTTTCGGCGTCTCCTCGGCAGTGCGGATGATCATGGCGATCACCGCCCTCGTGCCGACGCGTACGCCCGCTTCCTATCGGAATGCGGTGAGATCACTCCAACGGGTAAGAAAAGCCCTGCTTGTGGCTACCCACCCGCGCACTTCACGTGGCGGGCGAGCTGAGGGCCGAGAACTCTGCGAGCCAGAACCACCTCGCCAGAGGGCGTTCCGGCGTTCGAGGTCGGCGGCGCTCAGCCGTATTGTGCGGCTCGAACGGGTCCGCTCCCAGTGCCGTCGGCCCCAGCGCGAGCAGCGCGCTCACTATCCCGCTGCCCTGCATGCCATCTGTCGCCCAAGCGTCAACCATCGCGCACAGTTGCAACGGTGTGACCGAGTGCTGTAGTTGGCCCGACCGGCCAAGTCCGCGCTCAGGACACCGCTGTCCTGCGGCACGCCGCTGACAGCGCCGGGAGCCGGCTCCGCCACAGGAGACGAGGGTGGACTGCGCTCAATCCCCCAATCGGATTGTCAACTTTCCTGTACAGCTAAGGGCTTTCCCGCGCCGAAGCCCGGCTTCGGCGTTCGACGCGGTGAGGCGGGGCCGGGTCTCACCCGGCCGTATGGATGTTCCCGGCCGGGGCCGGCCCTCCTCCCTGGGCACGATTGGCCTGGGTGACCCATGAGCGGCGGTTCACGTGCTGCGCCGGTCGTGGGTGTGCTGGCGGAGCTGGTCGGTGTGCTGGGTCAGGGCCTCGATGCGTTCGGTGAGGCCAATGTCCTCCGGTTGCAGGTGGGCCCGGAAGCCGGTCAAGGGTCGTACGAGGCGGGCGGCATCGCTGTCGGCGAGGGCCAGGTTCAGGTCGCCGACAGCTTCTGCGGCACTGTCGGGGAGGTTGGTGAGGGCGGTGATCTGTGCGGCGAGGCGGCGGAGGTCGGCGGCATTGTCGCGGGCCCAGGCGGTGACGGTGCGGTCGGCGGCGCGGGTGTCGCGGGTGGCCTGGACACGCTCCTCGCCGGTGCTCCCGGCGGTGCCGGGGCGCAGCCTCAGGTAGCGGCGTTCGGCAGCCTGCCGGCTGGCGACGCCGAGGGGTGCGGCGAGGTCGGCCCAGCTCGCGCCCTGCTCGCGGGCGGTTTCGATCAGTGCGCTCTCCCAGCCTGCGAGCTCCTCGCGGATGTTGCGCAGCATCAGCAGCGCGGTCAGTGCCGGGTGCGGGCCGGAGTCGGTTGTGGGCGGCGCTGTGGCTGTCGGTGTCCCGGCGGAGGAAGCCTGTGCGTCCTTCACGGACTGGTTGATGGCATCCAGGGCAGCCGCGGCGGCAGGGAAGGGGATGGGTGAGGTGGGCGGGGCGGATTCGTTCATGGGGTTCTCCGTCGCTATGTCATCCTCCCGATGACTCCTTGCTTGTCATCACTTCGATGACATGCTACAACGGATGCACGTTGAAGCGCATTGGCAGTTTCTGCCTGAACCAACTGGAGGTGTTTCGCGATGTTGATGCGCACTGACCCGTTCCGCGAGATGGACCGGATCGTCCAGCAGATGTCCGGTACCTACGGGACCTGGTCAAAGCCGTCGGTGATGCCGATGGACGCCTACCGCGAGGGCGACGACTACGTGATCGCCTTCGATCTCCCCGGCGTGAGCGCCGACGCGATCGACGTCGACGTCGAGCGGAACATGCTGACCGTGAAGGCGGAACGCCGCCCGGTCGCGAAGGCCGACACCGTGAAGGTGGAACTCTCCGAGCGGCCCCTGGGTGTCTTCTCCCGGCAGATTGTCCTGGCCGACTCCCTGGATACCGAACGCATCCACGCCGACTACGACGCAGGTGTCCTCACCCTGCGCATCCCGATCGCCGAGCGCGCCAAGCCCCGCAAGATCGCCATCCGCGCGGACGCCACCCACCGGCAGATCTCTACCTGAACCGGATCTGCTCACCGCGCCTGAACGTGGCCTTCGGGCGCCCGGCCCAGCACTTTTCTGTGCGCGTGACGGTGCGGCCGCCACGCCGGCCGCACCCCACGGCGCGCGCTCTGCGCTGTACGCTCTTGCCCCGACCCGCGGACCGCCTTCCTGGGCACTCCGCGGGACGGGGAAAGGCATCCAGTCACCCAGTGAATACCCCTTGGGGGTGTCGCCGGGACTGAAGCTTCCCGGGGAGTCCTCACCCCCGTACCTTCCTCGTCAACGAGGCCTAGTGGCTCAACGGGGAGGCGTTCGAGGCACCGCACCTGCCGGACACGATCGGCGACTGCGACAAGTTCGGCGTCCTGGGGGTCGCCAGCGTCGACCTCCGCCACCTGCAGCGCCTGTCCGGACCGAAGTGTGTTCTCGCGGATGCCCCGGAGGTCCACGAGTCGTGGATCTCCGGGTCCACGGAGCGGAGCCGCGTCTGCCGTTGCCGGCGTGGTGCCCGCCGGCGTGTGTGCCTTTCCTCTTCGTCCTGAAGGTGGGCCGGTAGCGGTTTCCGAGCTGTCGCAGACCATGAGCCCCGCAACCCTTCGGGCCCACAGCGCTTCGCCCCGCTGCGCGACTGCGCAGCGGGGCGAACCTGCACCGGTTCAGCCAACAGTCCAAAGGTGTTTCGCCTTGGGCCGGGCGGTCGTCATCAGTGCTCGCGGGCGACCTTGCGGCGGCGTGCGGTAACGAACAGGCCGCCTCCCAGGGCAAGAAGGACTGCTGCTGTGCCGGCCGCCACAGGGACGGCGTTGCTGCTGCCGGTGTGGGCGAGCGAGCCGTTTCCACTGTCCGATGTGCTTGGTGCGGCCGCTGCCGTGGAGGACGCCGGGGTAGTGGCTGGCGGCGTGGTCGCCGGAGCCGTGGTCGTGGCCGGCGGCGTGGTCGCCGGGGCAGTGGCCGTGGCCGGCGGTGTGGTTGCGGGTGCTGTGGCGGGCGGTGTGGTCGCCGGAGCCGTAGCCGGGGGTGTCGTCGCCGGAGCCGTCGCCGGGGGCTTGGTGGGCGCGGCCTCGCAGGTGCGCGTTCCCCCGTGCCAGGCGGCGATAAGGTTGTCGCCGAATACCGGGTGGTTGGGTCCTTCGGGAAGGTCGCCGCTCTTGCCGTCGTGTTTGGTGTTACCCACGTAAAGGTCGACCTGAGCGAAGCATTCAGGGGCGGGCACAGTGATGTCGAGCGTGGCGTGCTCGTGGCGGCCGACAGTGACGGTGTCGAAGTCCTGGAACGCCTGCTTGCCGGACGTCTGCCAGGTCGCCCCGTGGGCTCCGTAGGAGGCGAGTGAGACCGTGCACGGGTGATCCCTCCGGATCCCACGCACACCGATCTGTACCGTCCCGTCGGTGCCGGTCCTCAGCGCGTTGGTCCTGTACTCGGCCGCCGACATCCAGGTGTCGCCGTCGGGCGAGAACTGGCAGAAGGCGGCGTCATTTTTGCCCGCGGTCGGGGTGGACTGATACCTGGTGTGGTCGGACCCGCGGGTCCGGTGGCCGTCAGCGTGTGCCGTGGTCGCGCCTATCGCGGTCACGGCCAGCACGGCCGTGGTGGTGGTCATGAGGGCCCGCAGGACCCCATGACGTGCTGCAAACATGAATAGATCCCCATCTTGTTTCGACGCCCTCGGCGTGCCTGGCGCACGTAGCCGCACGGGCGAAGTGCCGGACTCCGGCAACGGAACCGGGTCTTAACAGCTGTTGAGTCGGCAGGTGACGTTTCTGAGTGGTTGCCAGGCCTGCCGTAGTGAGCAACTCGAGACCACTTTTACTCGATCTTGTGTCTCCTGTCCAAGCTGCCCGCGAAAACATGTTGGCACGTCAGCTGCCGGAGTAGACACACGAGACACTGGATCCTGGGGATCTGAGAACGGACATCTCGTGGTCATGAAGAACTACCCGCCGGAGTTCAAGGCAGACGCGGTCGCGCTGTACGAATCGCGGCCCGATGCGGCGATCAGGTCGCTCGCCGCCGATCCGGGGATCAATCCAGAGACCCTGCATAATTGGGCCGGGCTGCCGGAGCAAGCCGTCCAAAGGGACCCTGACGCAGGAAGCGGCCCAGCCGCCGACCCCGCTGGAGGCCGAGAACGCGGCTTTGCGGAGGAAGGTCCGGGAGCTCGAGGAGGAACGCGAGAGCCCGAGGAAGGCCGCCAAGTGTTTCGCCGGGGCGATGCGCTGGTGAAACACTTCCGGTGCGTCGCTGGCCAACAGCGCCGCTACGGCGTGAAGCGGCTCTGCAGCGTCCTCGGTGTCAGCTGCTCGAGCTTCTACGACTGGCGCCTGACAGTCACGGACCGGGCCGCCCGGCAGGCGGCCGACGCACGGCTGGCCGCCCGGACAAGGGCGGTGCACCAGGAATCGGACGGCACCTACGGAGCCCCAAGAATCACCGACGAGCTCCGCGAGACGAACGGTGAGGCGGTCAACCACGAGCGTGCCGCCAGGACCATGCAGGCGACCGGGACCGAAGGTGTCGGGTTGCGCCGCCGGCACCGCACCACCACAGTGCTGACCCAGCACGTCCAACTCCGCCTCGACGCAGGGCTTCAGGTCTACTTCGCTGATCCCCACAGCCCCTGGCAACGAGGCACGAACGCGAACGGTCTGGTGCGGCAGTACTTCCTCAAGGGCACCGATCTGTCGCGTTGGAGCGCCGACGAGCTCCAAGCTGTCGTCGCCACCCTTAACAACAGACCCCGCAAGACCTACGGATGGAAGACGCCCGCCGAAGCCCTAAACGAGCACCTACTATCCCTCCAGGAAGCTGGTGTTGCGACGATCAGTTGAGTGCGAGCAGTACATGAGCAGGACATTCGCCGAAGCCTGCAGGTCAGCAGGGGTTCGGCGAAGCATGCCGGGTTTCGGGACACGGATCTTCTCCAGCACCGGTTGGATCTGGGTGCAGTCCGCCCGCTGGCCTGGTGTGACGATCAGGGTCAGAGGGCGGCAGCGGTCGTCCGCGCTCAGGTGGAGCTTGGTGGTGAACCCGCCGCGCGAGCGGCCCAGGCCCTCACCTCCTGCACCATCTCCGCCAGGCGGGCGACGAGACCTCGCCATGGGGTCTCGTCGAGACCGGTAGATAGAGACCAGGCCAAGAATCTCTAGCCCGCTCTTGTTCTCCCGTATCCGGCACGTGCGAGGCGCGGCGCGTGCCGTCTGCCTTGGAACAGCGGGCGGGGTGGCAGCTTGACGGCTGGTCACCCTCGCCGACAGGCGAATGTCCTCGGCGTGGAGCTACGTGAGTGCCTGCAGGAGTTGTTGCTCGCGGTCCGCGCTCAGGCCGGCCCGGCGGGGCCGGTTCAGGCCCTGTTCGCGTTCCCAGCGCAGGGTGTCCTCCAGCAGGTCTGCCCGCGTGCGATGGCGCAGGCCGGCCACCGTCGCTGCGGCGCCGCTGCGGGCGCCGAAACGGCGAAGCCCGCATCAGCCACCCACAAGGCGAGGGACTCCGGGCCCATGGCCTGGAGCACCTTCTGCCCCAGCAGCCAGTCGTCGTCCGACCTCACTACCGCTCCGGTGTGCCCGCCGATCTCCCGCGACAGCGTGATCCACTTCCCGAGGGACACGGCCGGCCCGACCTTGTATGTCCCGGTCGTCCCTCGCTCCGCGCAGTCGTGCAGCCACGCTGCGAGGTCCCGTGCGTCGATCACCTGTGTCGCCGGTCCCGAAGAGGCCGGCACCAGCAGCGGGGAGCGCGGCTCGCGGGCCGAGCGGGCGACCCAGTAGTCGGAGCGGCCGCTGTGGTCACCGGGCCCTCCGATGATGCCCGGCCGTGCTTTGAGGAGCCGATCCCCCAGCACGGCCGCCGCAGCCTCCTCGCAGGCGACCCCGCGCCGGCCGCGACGCCTCCACTCTCACCGCGGGCCAGACACGTCACCCGGTGCCCGCGTTCAACTGCCTGCCGCGACAACTCGCGGCCGACCCATGCCGTTCCACCCAAAACCAAGATCTTCATCGACTCACTGAAACATGATCCCCAGGACCGGGCAGCCCCGATTCGCCGAGGGCATAGCAGCCCCGCGCCTCAGCGGCGACCAGGTCCCCGCGCTGCCCCGGAGCAAGCTCATCCTTGGCCAGAGCACATGATCAGGCGACGGCCGCTACCACGTCCGGCGAATCCCCAGGTGGGCGACCCAGTTCGAGACACCGTTCGAGGCCGGAAGATAAAGAACAAGGTCATTAAGTACGGAGATACGTGCACCAGCCGGGAGCCTGTGAGCGAGCAAGTCACGTCATTCCGAGGGCCTAGCGGTGGCAGGACGAGGAACTTCCAGGATGACCGTGGTGCCGCCGCGGTTCGGTCCTCGTGCATGGTGATCTGCTGGCCGGGCGTCCAGTGGGTGGGGGTGAGGGGCAAGAGGCGAACTGTGGCTCGCCCGCCGGGTTCCAGAACGGGGATGTTCTCAATCCAGAGCGCGGCGA from Streptomyces sp. NBC_01341 includes these protein-coding regions:
- a CDS encoding LAETG motif-containing sortase-dependent surface protein, which codes for MTTTTAVLAVTAIGATTAHADGHRTRGSDHTRYQSTPTAGKNDAAFCQFSPDGDTWMSAAEYRTNALRTGTDGTVQIGVRGIRRDHPCTVSLASYGAHGATWQTSGKQAFQDFDTVTVGRHEHATLDITVPAPECFAQVDLYVGNTKHDGKSGDLPEGPNHPVFGDNLIAAWHGGTRTCEAAPTKPPATAPATTPPATAPATTPPATAPATTPPATATAPATTPPATTTAPATTPPATTPASSTAAAAPSTSDSGNGSLAHTGSSNAVPVAAGTAAVLLALGGGLFVTARRRKVAREH
- a CDS encoding HSP18 transcriptional regulator, yielding MNESAPPTSPIPFPAAAAALDAINQSVKDAQASSAGTPTATAPPTTDSGPHPALTALLMLRNIREELAGWESALIETAREQGASWADLAAPLGVASRQAAERRYLRLRPGTAGSTGEERVQATRDTRAADRTVTAWARDNAADLRRLAAQITALTNLPDSAAEAVGDLNLALADSDAARLVRPLTGFRAHLQPEDIGLTERIEALTQHTDQLRQHTHDRRST
- a CDS encoding aminoglycoside phosphotransferase family protein; this translates as MIAMPEEFAQSTVNREGVAGSAWLAELPGIVAELLGRWGCVPDGEVMHGGVGVIVPVRRRAGESAVLKVSFPHPGNVHEPDAFVAWGGCGAVLLHERDDERFAMLLERVQPSTLAEVEDGDEVATVAGRLNRRLAISAPPGLPRLREQADAWEEQLREGAEELTHALPRQVLDAAVATVRELGRVQPDTLVHGDLHARNILRAGREPWLAVDPKGYVGDPAYDGGTLLKSRALALLEADDLRKAVHRVLDVFAEAAELDRERVQRWAQFHVVQASIWGRRHGFRLARSGPRLDWLTEFADRLAELLT
- a CDS encoding alpha/beta fold hydrolase; the encoded protein is MIDRRTFGTALGAGVGAAALAGLTTGCATGTSDAGRALGGGPGQETPGEETTFGPLKQIKAGELNVGYVEQGPRRGPAVILMHGWPYDIHSYEKVAPLLAEQGYRVIVPYFRGHGTTRFLSGGTPRTAEQAAFALDIIALMDALGIDKAILGGFDWGSRTGDIIAALWPQRVKALVSVTGYLITNLAANKKPLPPKNEWAWWYQYYFATERGRLGLEQNRKDLARLIWKFNSPTWGFDEATFDRTASAFDNPDYVPIVIDNYRWRLSLSKSDPRYASVEQKLQASPVITVPTVTLDGALDPFTPPGNGSAYRDKFTGPYSHRTLKGIGHNVPQEAPQAFAQAVVDADSLSLKAEGSGK
- a CDS encoding SDR family oxidoreductase, with protein sequence MAGQLVIDGEPGQFTAECHIRAYHHEGANVVIAGISEDRGRALDAELGDRALFVRLDVTDEDSWGAAIEATEERFGPLSVLVNNAGVQNPAAPVESTHRRVWDRILDTNLTGTFLGIKAAVPSLRRNGGGVIVNIASTSGMGGTAFYAPYVAGKWAVRGLTKTAALELGRDGIRVNAIHPGVVATPFITEPAVGSAVPISDFYTPEPFAIPRLGEPSDVTRALLFLSSDEASFATGSEFVIAEACFSVPPSSTRPPDGARRRTGAARHWTGPGPLLARHRTRATEAPSSYPSPAMPACK
- a CDS encoding Hsp20/alpha crystallin family protein — translated: MLMRTDPFREMDRIVQQMSGTYGTWSKPSVMPMDAYREGDDYVIAFDLPGVSADAIDVDVERNMLTVKAERRPVAKADTVKVELSERPLGVFSRQIVLADSLDTERIHADYDAGVLTLRIPIAERAKPRKIAIRADATHRQIST
- a CDS encoding DUF6924 domain-containing protein; this encodes MKSLPQTENTLLIRTDFSDQPAWQALHTAITTPNEDDFLAHVHIVDDPAYSELTTEQVTSLAPAGGFLLIVADKTALTTPEMPLLAVLPYDEDDDDIEQEHGELRVIAEELWSIENNISMANMDWESFVEAADDDGVFRGF